A genomic segment from Hippoglossus stenolepis isolate QCI-W04-F060 chromosome 3, HSTE1.2, whole genome shotgun sequence encodes:
- the wdr77 gene encoding methylosome protein 50 isoform X2 gives MKSAVDTSMVKENRWNIPPNAPACMEKHLCAAEYRADGSLLLGASSLSGRSWQGSVWIYSDPEKAPNEGFCKAGVQTEAGVTDVKWVTEKGVVVASDSGALELWELAEDEGLLVNRFTKHEHDDIVTTVSPITGANSVVTGSMDCRIKVWDLSQETVVTTYNVHTEPVRCVACSPTDESLFISCGQDGRVLMWDRRKPDKPASKIEGDTPTCAPTIVVWHPHHRSTIAFGDELGRVTLKDFQGTQPARVENIHSRRINALAFSTHSDPMLATVSDDCSIAVLNSDLQEMLRDRRHKDFAKGVSWRHGGSDTLTTVGWDHLVLHHTVVPAPEAPNPSS, from the exons ATGAAAAGTGCTGTGGACACAAGCATGGTGAAGGAGAACCGGTGGAACATCCCCCCCAACGCCCCAGCGTGCATGGAGAAGCATCTGTGCGCGGCGGAGTACCGAGCAG ATGGCAGCCTGCTGCTTGGTGCCTCCAGCCTCTCTGGCAGGAGCTGGCAGGGATCAGTGTGGATCTACAGTGACCCCGAGAAGGCCCCCAACGAGGGGTTCTGCAAAGCTGGTGTGCAGACTGAGGCTGGGGTCACGGATGTCAAGTGGGTGACGGAGAAGGGTGTTGTTGTTGCATCGGACTCAG GTGCCTTGGAGCTGTGGGAGCTGGCGGAGGACGAGGGTCTGCTCGTGAATCGCTTCACCAAACATGAGCACGATGACATTGTCACCACTGTCAGTCCCATAACTGGAGCGAACAGCGTTGTCACTGGCAGCATGGACTGCAG AATCAAAGTATGGGATCTCAGTCAGGAGACAGTTGTCACCACCTACAATG TTCACACAGAGCCGGTCAGATGTGTCGCCTGCAGTCCCACAGACGagtctctcttcatctcctgtGGTCAA GATGGACGTGTGCTGATGTGGGACCGGAGGAAGCCAGACAAACCTGCATCAAAAATCG AGGGAGACACCCCCACCTGCGCCCCCACCATTGTAGTTTGGCACCCCCACCACAGAAGCACCATTGCTTTTG GTGATGAACTGGGTAGAGTGACGCTGAAGGATTTCCAGGGAACACAACCGGCGCGGGTAGAGAACATTCACAGCCGCAGAATTAATGCTCTCGCCTTCTCCACACACAG TGACCCCATGCTTGCCACAGTTAGTGATGACTGCTCCATTGCTGTTTTGAACTCTGACCTGCAAGAGAT GCTGAGAGATCGGCGACACAAGGACTTTGCCAAAGGTGTGAGCTGGCGCCACGGTGGCTCCGACACCCTCACGACTGTGGGCTGGGATCATCTTGTGCTTCATCACACTGTGGTTCCAGCTCCCGAAGCTCCCAACCCCTCCTCTTAG
- the wdr77 gene encoding methylosome protein 50 isoform X1 — protein MKSAVDTSMVKENRWNIPPNAPACMEKHLCAAEYRADGSLLLGASSLSGRSWQGSVWIYSDPEKAPNEGFCKAGVQTEAGVTDVKWVTEKGVVVASDSGALELWELAEDEGLLVNRFTKHEHDDIVTTVSPITGANSVVTGSMDCRIKVWDLSQETVVTTYNVHTEPVRCVACSPTDESLFISCGQDGRVLMWDRRKPDKPASKIVTEGDTPTCAPTIVVWHPHHRSTIAFGDELGRVTLKDFQGTQPARVENIHSRRINALAFSTHSDPMLATVSDDCSIAVLNSDLQEMLRDRRHKDFAKGVSWRHGGSDTLTTVGWDHLVLHHTVVPAPEAPNPSS, from the exons ATGAAAAGTGCTGTGGACACAAGCATGGTGAAGGAGAACCGGTGGAACATCCCCCCCAACGCCCCAGCGTGCATGGAGAAGCATCTGTGCGCGGCGGAGTACCGAGCAG ATGGCAGCCTGCTGCTTGGTGCCTCCAGCCTCTCTGGCAGGAGCTGGCAGGGATCAGTGTGGATCTACAGTGACCCCGAGAAGGCCCCCAACGAGGGGTTCTGCAAAGCTGGTGTGCAGACTGAGGCTGGGGTCACGGATGTCAAGTGGGTGACGGAGAAGGGTGTTGTTGTTGCATCGGACTCAG GTGCCTTGGAGCTGTGGGAGCTGGCGGAGGACGAGGGTCTGCTCGTGAATCGCTTCACCAAACATGAGCACGATGACATTGTCACCACTGTCAGTCCCATAACTGGAGCGAACAGCGTTGTCACTGGCAGCATGGACTGCAG AATCAAAGTATGGGATCTCAGTCAGGAGACAGTTGTCACCACCTACAATG TTCACACAGAGCCGGTCAGATGTGTCGCCTGCAGTCCCACAGACGagtctctcttcatctcctgtGGTCAA GATGGACGTGTGCTGATGTGGGACCGGAGGAAGCCAGACAAACCTGCATCAAAAATCG TCACAGAGGGAGACACCCCCACCTGCGCCCCCACCATTGTAGTTTGGCACCCCCACCACAGAAGCACCATTGCTTTTG GTGATGAACTGGGTAGAGTGACGCTGAAGGATTTCCAGGGAACACAACCGGCGCGGGTAGAGAACATTCACAGCCGCAGAATTAATGCTCTCGCCTTCTCCACACACAG TGACCCCATGCTTGCCACAGTTAGTGATGACTGCTCCATTGCTGTTTTGAACTCTGACCTGCAAGAGAT GCTGAGAGATCGGCGACACAAGGACTTTGCCAAAGGTGTGAGCTGGCGCCACGGTGGCTCCGACACCCTCACGACTGTGGGCTGGGATCATCTTGTGCTTCATCACACTGTGGTTCCAGCTCCCGAAGCTCCCAACCCCTCCTCTTAG
- the LOC118105493 gene encoding proline-rich protein 36 has protein sequence MKKGALHFLGRKNRSLFDTNIQIKDMDNVELVRDTPAIPESGTASVRARPTVKHHASSDTFHGFAVPTPKVPLLPPVNGLKANGSVGEDRLSNGSVISVPDLVEGEIIVPPPPSIAPPPPPGTFIPPPLDFMGDLNSLDLYAQKPTPMASSMEEDLVLLKPPPMAPPKPPSTGSSGSASSILSSPPAKIPEIPNFAPAQPPTEKQHKTYKAPPQKPIRLSSISNFELPPQTPAPPPPEQTPTRSTFNPRNTAKLFTVPQHSILSGYNSPDQIPKQMLLLEDSGSVKSGPVRAQVDGKVSTPTKPVSRDAQAFKENLQTTQPSPPSPPASNQETKQGTVSAQPVVTTPLPTPPRMSPQLLKVNSSETRRDTLEESSSRGRKFSPLLDRKLRNLKSSETNGAREGPAVSPLALLMAAKEREKHRSTHSLSRENSAKKNEQPSTSIYESDSSPNSFVVIPRSSSSSALTSQERIENCLESATKLPEKSSSPAMVRDPMQSTSSALNRLTAAASARATDLVGQKHNREQTPPKTQSAQPVVNQVELSLPLLPPPPEFDDLEEFTAPPPSIPPPEPPKKKPPAPPMSLPPPAPALPPSPKPAPPAAPKLPAPNIDVKPKPQMVPTQPPSSLSPSQATLLSILQKKMLEMDHKMAPTTTAESSSDDWGTPQSDEYNKSPVPRAPLQSKSNTVGKKTASLDMRELESKVAKKYQETSSLKVPTSNGRSKHQYGRTFTVRPGTKQPITPHF, from the exons ATGAAGAAGGGAGCGCTGCACTTTCTGGGTCGGAAGAACCGGTCTCTTTTCGACACCAATATCCAGATCAAGGACATGG ACAATGTGGAGTTGGTGCGGGACACACCAGCGATCCCTGAGTCAGGGACTGCCAGTGTGCGGGCCAGACCCACAGTCAAGCATCATGCT TCATCTGATACTTTTCATGGGTTTGCTGTCCCAACACCAAAAgtccctctccttcccccaGTCAATGGTCTAAAGGCCAATGGCTCAG TGGGGGAAGATAGGCTGTCCAATGGATCTGTTATATCTGTGCCTGACCTCGTGGAGGGGGAAATAattgttcctcctcctccctctattgcaccaccacctcctccagggACCTTTATCCCTCCTCCCCTAGACTTCATGGGTGACCTTAACAGTCTGGACCTCTACGCACAAAAGCCCACTCCAATGGCATCGTCTATGGAGGAGGATCTAGTCCTTTTAAAACCACCACCAATGGCTCCACCAAAGCCTCCATCTACTGGCTCTTCTGGCTCTGCCTCATCCATTCTTAGTTCACCACCAGCCAAAATTCCTGAGATTCCAAATTTTGCCCCTGCACAGCCCCCTACTGAAAAGCAACACAAGACTTATAAGGCACCACCTCAAAAGCCCATTAGACTGTCCTCCATCTCCAACTTTGAACTCCCGCCACAGACTCCTGCCCCACCTCCCCCTGAGCAGACACCCACACGCTCCACCTTTAATCCCCGAAACACAGCAAAGCTTTTCACTGTTCCTCAACACTCAATCCTCAGCGGGTATAACAGTCCTGACCAGATACCCAAGCAGATGTTGCTCCTGGAAGATTCTGGGTCTGTTAAGTCGGGCCCGGTGCGTGCCCAGGTGGATGGGAAAGTCTCTACACCAACAAAACCGGTTTCCAGAGATGCACAGGCGTTTAAGGAGAACTTGCAAACTACGCAGCCCTCTCCACCTTCCCCTCCTGCATCAAACCAGGAGACTAAACAAGGGACAGTTTCGGCACAGCCAGTAGTTACCACACCTCTCCCGACTCCCCCTCGGATGTCACCACAGCTCCTGAAAGTGAACAGTTCAGAGACTAGAAGGGACACACTGGAGGAATCTTCAAGTCGAGGTCGAAAATTTAGTCCCTTATTAGATCGTAAACTGCGCAATCTGAAGAGTAGCGAAACCAATGGGGCACGAGAGGGACCTGCGGTGTCCCCCCTGGCTCTTTTAATGGCAGccaaagaaagggagaaacacagATCAACCCATTCTCTGTCACGGGAAAACAGTGCCAAGAAGAACGAGCAACCAAGCACAAGCATTTACGAAAGCGACTCAAGTCCCAATTCCTTTGTTGTCATCCCAAGGTCAAGCTCATCCTCTGCTCTTACATCTCAAGAAAGAATAGAGAACTGTCTAGAGTCTGCAACTAAACTTCCTGAAAAATCTAGCAGCCCTGCAATGGTCAGGGATCCGATGCAATCTACCAGTTCAGCTCTAAATAGGCTCACAGCAGCTGCATCCGCACGAGCAACGGACCTGGTTgggcagaaacacaacagagagcAAACACCCCCAAAGACACAATCTGCACAACCTGTGGTTAATCAAGTCGAGTTAAGTTTGCCActactccctcctcctccagagttTGATGATTTAGAAGAGTTTACGGCGCcccctccttccatccctccacctGAGCCTCCAAAGAAAAAGCCACCAGCACCACCCATGagcctccctcctccagctccagctctaCCCCCTTCTCCAAAACCTGCACCCCCAGCAGCTCCAAAACTCCCAGCTCCTAACATTGATGTCAAACCAAAACCCCAAATGGTCCCTACTCAGCCACCATCCAGTCTTTCTCCCAGTCAGGCCACACTCCTGAGCATCTTACAAAAGAAGATGTTGGAAATGGACCACAAAATGGCCCCAACGACAACGGCAGAATCCAGTTCTGATGACTGGGGAACCCCCCAGTCTGATGAGTACAATAAATCCCCTGTTCCCAGAGCCCCTTTGCAGAGCAAGAGTAACACTGTAGGCAAAAAAACAGCGTCATTAGACATGCGGGAATTAGAGAGTAAAGTGGCCAAAAAGTATCAGGAGACGTCCTCGCTGAAAGTTCCCACCAG taaTGGACGATCAAAACATCAGTATGGAAGGACCTTTACAGTTCGGCCTGGAACCAAACAGCCTATCACCCCCCATTTTTAA